One window of Chamaesiphon minutus PCC 6605 genomic DNA carries:
- a CDS encoding anti-sigma factor, producing the protein MNEPLTPEAIAALTAGYVIGDLDRREVEIFQQLLTDNPELQAEVKQLETTLDRVIYDLNSVEPPPQLQAAIVAAANNPVSPSPRESRFRWRTVMGGAAALLILYLGVDNYRLRQDFRIAGDIKTLLEQPQTQFFSLQAATKSDRATGSFVVNLGKRHGILAAQNLAAPPSGKFYRLWAIVDGETIPCGTVKISPQGKVMDKFWMPADFYQGISGLFVTVESSETSRYPTGSIVMQSRRSATGIGNRG; encoded by the coding sequence ATGAACGAACCCCTGACTCCCGAAGCAATTGCCGCCCTCACCGCAGGCTATGTCATCGGCGATCTCGATCGTCGCGAGGTAGAAATTTTCCAGCAATTACTAACAGATAACCCAGAATTACAGGCAGAAGTAAAGCAACTAGAGACAACCTTAGATCGGGTGATTTATGACTTAAATAGTGTCGAACCACCGCCCCAACTCCAAGCGGCGATCGTGGCTGCGGCGAACAATCCTGTCTCACCATCCCCGCGCGAGTCGAGGTTCCGCTGGCGGACTGTCATGGGTGGTGCCGCAGCACTGCTGATTCTGTATCTAGGAGTAGATAACTATCGCTTGCGACAGGATTTTCGCATCGCTGGCGACATCAAAACCCTCCTAGAACAGCCTCAGACGCAATTTTTCTCGCTTCAGGCTGCAACTAAGTCCGATCGAGCTACAGGGAGCTTTGTCGTTAATTTAGGGAAAAGACACGGGATTCTCGCAGCGCAAAACTTGGCGGCTCCACCTTCAGGTAAATTCTATCGACTGTGGGCGATCGTCGATGGCGAAACAATTCCCTGTGGTACTGTGAAAATTAGTCCCCAAGGCAAGGTCATGGACAAATTCTGGATGCCTGCCGACTTTTATCAAGGGATCTCTGGATTATTCGTTACGGTAGAATCGTCGGAAACTAGCCGCTATCCCACCGGATCGATCGTGATGCAAAGTCGTCGCTCGGCGACGGGAATAGGGAATAGAGGATAG
- a CDS encoding sigma-70 family RNA polymerase sigma factor codes for MPKIDSTTALSTLAGKAMELSSDDRHLSAQSAVTDAELLQNLQLKQPEALKCLYDRYGSLVYGVSLKVLQNQPEAEDLTQEIFLSLWQRPIAPDKQGHLLRYLIAMTRSRAIDKLRSRTRNLNLVQRWGQNVTAETTEPTPFDRAVVNERSQHVRQALSQLSDRQREAIELAYDAGLSQSEIAKRLNEPLGTVKSWTRQGLLKLKQILENSIE; via the coding sequence ATGCCTAAGATTGACAGCACTACGGCATTAAGTACTCTGGCAGGGAAAGCAATGGAGCTGAGTTCTGACGATCGCCATCTATCTGCTCAGTCTGCCGTAACTGATGCCGAGCTATTACAGAACTTGCAGCTCAAGCAGCCAGAAGCTTTGAAGTGTCTCTACGATCGCTATGGTAGTTTGGTATATGGAGTCAGTTTAAAAGTATTACAAAACCAGCCAGAAGCTGAAGATCTCACGCAGGAAATTTTTCTATCATTATGGCAGCGACCGATCGCTCCCGATAAACAAGGTCATTTGCTGCGCTACTTAATTGCCATGACAAGATCTCGCGCGATCGATAAATTACGATCGCGCACTCGTAACCTCAACTTAGTTCAACGCTGGGGACAAAATGTCACAGCAGAAACCACCGAGCCGACTCCATTCGATCGAGCGGTTGTCAACGAGCGATCGCAGCATGTGCGGCAAGCCTTAAGCCAACTTTCCGATCGCCAAAGAGAAGCGATCGAGCTAGCTTATGATGCCGGATTGAGCCAATCAGAAATCGCCAAACGCCTCAACGAACCCCTCGGTACTGTCAAAAGCTGGACTCGCCAAGGACTTCTGAAACTGAAGCAAATTTTAGAGAATTCGATCGAGTAA